Proteins encoded together in one Schistocerca americana isolate TAMUIC-IGC-003095 chromosome 8, iqSchAmer2.1, whole genome shotgun sequence window:
- the LOC124545175 gene encoding uncharacterized protein LOC124545175 has translation MLCCCPRLLLLAACALLLRRTPCAHASPSSGVELRFGGYPGLACADGRYPVALDNARRMLVALLVVGADDRIHRTFGCFFEGDIRQLQAMAAEHGFRFISLLPASVSLAIPEADCVVPRPGLPNDVFDVQMNLLGAAAPAAPAGCLMYSSAKVGLVSREATNSTDSDAAADDPPADGALLLRFQRVSFPALECRFRAQTQPDVILRGLVQPPDDHFTCRFRYRIKGQVLGALLRYLSAAYMLPLDTPPASLPMLTLRPFACGAGTGDDADVDFLVTGPRGRSAGCKFSSGDHQSSG, from the exons CGGAGTGGAGCTTCGCTTCGGCGGGTACCCCGGCCTGGCGTGCGCCGACGGCCGCTACCCAGTGGCCCTCGACAACGCTCGCCGAATGCTGGTCGCACTGTTGGTGGTCGGCGCAGACGACAGGATTCACAGAACCTTCGGCTGTTTCTTCGAGGGAGATATCCGCCAGCTGCAGGCCATGGCAGCCGAACATGGCTTCCGCTTCATCAGCCTTCT ACCGGCCTCAGTGAGTCTGGCAATCCCCGAGGCGGACTGCGTGGTGCCTCGGCCGGGGCTGCCCAACGACGTGTTCGACGTGCAGATGAACCTACTGGGTGCGGCGGCCCCCGCCGCCCCTGCCGGTTGTCTGATGTACAGCTCTGCCAAGGTGGGGCTCGTTTCCAGGGAAGCCACCAATTCCACCGACAGCGACGCCGCAGCTGATGATCCACCTGCTGATGGGGCGCTGCTTCTCAG GTTCCAGCGAGTGTCCTTTCCGGCGCTGGAGTGCCGGTTTCGCGCGCAGACGCAGCCTGACGTCATCCTGCGCGGCCTCGTCCAACCACCGGACGACCACTTCACTTGCCGCTTCCGCTACCGCATCAAAG GTCAGGTGTTGGGCGCCCTGCTGCGCTACCTTTCGGCGGCCTACATGCTTCCCTTGGACACGCCACCTGCGAGCCTACCGATGCTGACGCTGCGACCATTCGCGTGCGGCGCCGGTACCGGTGACGACGCGGACGTCGACTTCCTGGTGACGGGGCCCAGAGGCCGCTCGGCGGGCTGCAAGTTCTCCTCTGGTGACCACCAAAGCTCCGGCTGA